One window of Papaver somniferum cultivar HN1 chromosome 9, ASM357369v1, whole genome shotgun sequence genomic DNA carries:
- the LOC113310924 gene encoding putative protein TPRXL, with protein sequence MEGSGKKAGKSSSSHGKKKSSSTSQGKSSSSFSSDLFDNKKSSSSNPTSTSSSELFDSVFSTPSTIRGRDSSHSWNIKSDSQGDFKRANEGYSASSRDRNDKGADPCHLSSSIYYGCQDYQDVYNDSSNPRTYQPPLFKKKDGDEDDSTGTNLYSASRGNWWEGSLYY encoded by the exons ATGGAAGGGAGTGGGAAAAAAGCAGGGAAGTCTTCTTCTTCTCATGGGAAGAAGAAGTCTTCTTCGACTTCTCAAGGGAAATCATCATCTTCGTTTTCTTCTGACCTTTTTGATAACAAGAAATCATCGTCTAGCAATCCTACTTCAACTTCATCATCTGAGTTGTTTGACTCTGTGTTTTCTACTCCATCAACG attcgAGGAAGGGATTCTTCTCACTCATGGAACATTAAATCAGATTCTCAAG GGGATTTTAAAAGGGCCAACGAAGGGTATAGTGCGAGTAGCAGGGACAGGAATGACAAAGGAGCAGATCCGTGCCATCTGAGCTCGTCAATTTACTATGGTTGTCAAGACTACCAGGATGTTTATAATGATTCTTCAAACCCTCGAACTTATCAACCACCTCTT TTCAAGAAGAAGGATGGGGATGAAGATGACTCAACTGGGACCAATTTATACAGTGCCTCTAGAGGAAACTGGTGGGAAG GGTCACTCTATTACTAA